The following nucleotide sequence is from Dehalogenimonas formicexedens.
GTGGCGGTGAAGGCCGCACGCCTATCGGTATGCCCGGACCGAAAACGCCCTGGGGCAAGCCGGCGCTGGGCTTTAAAACTCGCCAGCCCAAGGCTTCGGACAAACTCATCGTCAAGCGGCGGAGGTAGAATAGATGTCACGTTCTGTTAAAAAAGGGCCTGCAGTAGAGGCCAAGCTGATGAAAAAGGTTGAAGAGGCCAACCGCTCCGGCAAGAAGGTCCTGATCAAGACCTGGGCGCGGTGGTCCACGATTCTCCCTGAAATGGTGGGTCTGAATATCGGCGTCCATGACGGCCGGCGCCACATGCCGGTTTTTATCACCGAAAATATGGTAGGGCACCGGCTGGGCGAATTTGCTTCCACCCGGACCTTCCGCGGCCACGGCGCCGGTAAGGCAGCCGAAGCCGCGCCGGCAAAAAAACAAGGGGCATAAATTATGCAGGTTAAAGCAGTATCAATGAA
It contains:
- the rpsS gene encoding 30S ribosomal protein S19, encoding MSRSVKKGPAVEAKLMKKVEEANRSGKKVLIKTWARWSTILPEMVGLNIGVHDGRRHMPVFITENMVGHRLGEFASTRTFRGHGAGKAAEAAPAKKQGA